Part of the Candidatus Manganitrophaceae bacterium genome, CTTGCGGTGGTCGCGCCGCTTGATACTCCATGGACGATTCCACCCCCGCTTCCAAGGTGCGATCGGGTGATATTCGAACAATTCGACGCCGGCCTCCTCCATAAACTGAAAGAAGCGAGGGTCTGCCGTCAGGGAACCGACCGCGTCATAAACGATTTTTACCGAAATCCCCCCTTTTGCTTTCGCGGCGAGCGCCTCGGCAAAGCGCCACCCCATTTGATCGCTCCGGAAAATATATGTTTCAAGATGGATCGTCTCTCTGGCCGCTTGAATCGCCTGAAGCATCTCCGGAAAGATCTCGGAGCCGTTCTTCAAAAGGCGAATCCGGTTTCCCAGAACTAAAGCGGGGCGCCTCGGCCTGAAAAGTTTGCGCAATCTTTGCATGCTTTATATTAACATAGACGATAGAACTGATTTAAGCCTTATTTTCCCGTCGGCCCCCTGCAAATCGACAAAGCAAACCGGTTATGTTAAGATCGTTGTAATGAGCCAAGGTGGTCGAAAATGAATGCATTCGTCTTGGCCGGCGACCGTGGCGCCAGCCACCAAATTCTTGGGATGAATAAAGCACTGCTCCCCCTAGAGGGGTACCCTCTTTTTCTCCATGTGTTGAGAGCGCTCGATCGAGTCGCTGCGATCAATCAGATCTATCTGATCGGACCGCAGAAGAAGATGATGGCTGAAATCGAGCGGGCCCTTCCCTATGTTCTCTTCACCAAGAAGATTGAAGTGATGGAACAGAAGGAAAGCCTGATAGAGAACATCCTCGCCGTTTACATGCGCTCCCTTCCAGGGTATGAGGAAGGGGTCGATCCGCAAAAATTAAACCACGGCAATCCGCCCGGACTTTTTTTGCCGGCCGACATCCCCCTGATCACGCCGGCGGAAATCGAATCGTTCCTTTTACGCTCGGATATGAACCGATATGACTATTGTCTCGGCTTTACCCCTGAGGCTGCGCTGACCCCTTTTTACCCCACGGCAGACCAGCCTGGAATTGAGATGGCCTATCTCTATTTAAGAGATAAAATTTACCGGATGAACAATCTTCATTTGGTGAAGCCTTTTCGGATTGGAGCGGGGAGAGCGGTTCAACAGATGTATGACCACCGTTATCAGCGATATCTCGGAAACCGGCTTCGACTGAGTCTTCAGATCTTAAGGACACCGACGTGGCTGAGAGGATTCGGCTATTACCTGTTGGCCCAAGGGGCCACCCTCTTTGCACAAGCCGGGTGGAACCGTTGGGCCTCTTTCTTTCGTAGACCGTTGTCGGTGGAAGCGGTCGAAAAAGAGGTCAGTCGTTTTTTAAAAACACGCTTTAAGGCGGTCGAGACCGAACTCGGCGGCGCGGCGCTCGACATTGATGATGAATTAACCTACCGGACGATTTCCGCCCGATTTCGAGAATGGCGCGACTACCTCGCTCGGTTCGATCGACCGGGGACAAGAGATTCCTCCTGTTCGCTCAAGACGGAAGCCTGCGGATAAGGGATAGGATAGAGAATGCAAAAGGGGAGACAAAAAAAAGCTTTCACGATAAGAACAGCTGTAAAGTGGATCGTGCCGTCTCTCTTGACCGTGCTCTTTCTTCTTTACTCGAAAGAGGCGTATGCCTGGGGGGTCGGGATGCATATGATGCACGGATCAACCCTTCTGCAAAACCTTCAATGGCTGACTGGATCGTTGGCGCAGTTGCTGAGAGCCTACCCGCGCGATTTCTTGTATGGCTGCGTCAGCGCCGATATCTTTATCGGAAAGGGCTCCAAGTATCATGCCGATCATTGCCACAATTGGTCGGTGGCCCGGCGTCTTCTGCAGCAGGCGTCGGAGCCGAAACTACAGGCATTCGCCTGCGGCTACATCGCTCACCTCGCCGCCGACATCATCGCCCATAATATCTATGTCCCCAATCAGCTCTATCTCACCTCTTCCACCACCCGATGGGGACATATTTACTGGGAGCTTCGCGCCGACGAATATGCCGACAAGAGATACTGGCGGCAGGTTCTGAATATTATGGAAGGCCCCAATGATTTGAGCGATCGCTTTGTACAAGAGGTGGTCAAGAAAGATCTCATCTCGTTCGAAATGAAAAAAAAGCTGTTCACCCAGGTGGTGAAGCTCTATGAGCTCGGGAAACGCCAACAGGCGGTCTCCCTCGTTTCCAGAAATTCGCGGTGGGATGTACAGCAGGAGTATGTTGAAATATTGAATCAGAAGTGTCTTGGCCTCGTCGTGAATGTCCTAAACCATCCCGAGGATTCGATCTGCTACCGGTACGATCCGATCGGGAGCCAGCGTCTTTCGGAAGCAAAAAAACTGCGGCAGTTCTCCAAGCGAATTCATGGAAAAGAGCCGACGGAGCTGATCTTCGATACACCGCTCGAAATCGAAGGTCTCTTTTGCCAACATATCCACTCGGGGGAGTCCCCTCCTTCCCTCCCTGCACACCGCCATTCCGGCGAGATCCATTCGACATAACATCTTCTTTAAGATTCTATTGTCAAACAGTCGCTGAAAGGAAGAATCGGTCTATCCTTCGCTCGTCGGATTGGGTTCTGCCTTGGAGAGAGTGGGTCGCTGTGCGATCGGAGTCAAATTTATCTTGCAGGAGAAAAGCCGGCATGCTATGCGGTATCCGGCGTTTGGAAAACTTCAGGATTAAGAGATGGGATAAAAACAGTTCGCGGCCAATTAGGGGAAGACCCCGCGCGCCAGCTTGGCGCTGGCGATTTTGCGGATGGCGAGCATCAACGCCGCCATCCGCATACCGACCTTCTCTTCTTGAGAGAGGGTCAACACGGCATTGAAGGCATTCGACATGATCTCTCTCAGCTTTTCATTGATCTCTTTTTCTTTCCAAAAAAAGTTCTGAAGGTCCTGCACCCACTCAAAATAAGAAACGGTTACCCCGCCGGCATTTGCCAGAATATCAGGAATCACGAAGATGCCCCGATCTTGAAGAAGGACATCTGCCGCCGGTGTCGTCGGCCCATTGGCCGCTTCGGCGAGGATGGTGCATGAGATTTTTCCTGCGTTCTCCTCGGTGATCTGTCCGGAAAGGGCCGCCGGCACCAAGACATCGCAGGGAAGTTCCAAGAGCTCGCTGTTCGTGACCGGCTCTCCGCCGGGGAATCCTTCGACGAACCGGCTGTGCGACAGATACTGAAGCAGGACGGGGATATCGATCCCTTTGGGATTATAAATCCCGCCGCGGACATCGCTGACGGCGATGACCGAGCATCCCTGTTCATGGAGCACCCGCGCGGCGTTCGCGCCGACATTGCCGAATCCTTGAACGACGACCCGCTTTCCTTCCGGAGTCAGTCCAAGATGTTTGAATGCTTCCATGATACAGTAAACCACGCCGCGACCGGTTGCCTCCGTCCTTCCGAGCGAGCCGCCGATGACGATCGGTTTTCCGGTGACGATCTCCGGAATCGAGTAGCCTTTAAACTGACTGTAGGTGTCCATCATCCAGGCCATGACCTGTTCATTCGTTCCGACGTCCGGGGCAGGAACATCGATGTCGGGACCGATGAAACGAATGATCTCCGCGGTATATCGCCGCGTGAGCCGCTGTAACTCGTTCCGCGAGAGGGCGTTCGGATCGCAGCTGACCCCCCCCTTGGCGCCGCCGAAGGGAAGTCCCATCAGCGCGCACTTCCAGGTCATCCACATCGCCAGCGCGCAGACCTCGCCGAGATTGACTTCCGGATGAAACCGAATTCCTCCTTTCGAGGGGCCGAGCGTATTGTCATGATGTACGCGGTAACCATGAAAGACCTCGATTTGAGAGTCATCCATCCGAATCGGAACACCGACCATAATCGCCCGCTTCGGTACGACAAAACGTTTTCTGAGATTCGGATCGAGCCGGAGTTGATCGGCCGCCTTCTCGAACTGGACGATCGCCATCCGATAGATGGGGGTCATGTATTCCGGCTCATGCCGTTTTTCTTCTTTTAAGTCCATTTTATCCGTCTCGGTCTCTGAGTTTAAAATCTCTTACTTTTGATTGGAAAGGAAACGGGGAAGATCGCGAATGGAGATCATCCCGATGAGGTCCCGAATGGAGAGAATACCGATAATCGCCCCCCCCTCGGTGACGGCCAGATGTCGAACCCCTTTCGTCGCCATGATTTCATTCGCCTCCTGAATGGTTCGGGAGAGGTCGATATCTAAAACCGGGGTGTTCATGATGACGCCGACCGGGATTTTCGAGGCGGTCAGTCCATAGCCGATCACCTTTCTGACCAGATCGGTCTCGGTCACGATTCCGACGTAACGCCCCTCGTCGGTAATCATCAATGAGCCGATCTTCTTTTCATCCATCCGGATCGCCGCCGCTTGGGCGGTGGCACCCGCTTCAATGGTCTGGATATCGCGACGGACCAAAACGGTCAACGGCTTTACAATATCGGCCATCGAATAAACCGGGCTCTTTTTGTCCATCGAGAAATGCCGAACGAGATCTCGGACGGAGATCATCCCGACGATTTTTCCCTGCTCGGAAACGGCGAGGTGTCGGATCCCGTTCAGATGCATCAGGTGATTCGCCTCGATCGGCGATTTTCCGATATCGATGTCGATCAAAGGGGCATGCATCAGGGAGCGGGCCGGGGTCTCCAGAGAAACCTCTTTGGTCAACGCCTTTCGAACCAGATCGCTCTCAGTGATAATGCCGACGTAGCGGCCTTCTTCTTCAACAAAAACGGAGCCGATTTTATAGCGCCGCATCATCCGTGCCGCTTCGACAAGGGTTGTCATCGGCTCGGTTTTCTTAATATCGGAATGCATCAACTCCTTTAATGACATCCGTTTTCCTCCTTCAATCAACCGTCCGGAATGATATCCAAATGTCCAGACTCTGTCAACAAGATCCCCCCTTTTGGGGACTTCGGGGCCGACCCATTATTTGGTATTTCTCCGTAACTGCTTTGGTTGACACCTCATTGGGCCTATGTTAAACTCAACCGGAAATTTCTGATTTCATTTACTTTTAGAACCGCAGGAGAGTCACAGATGGCCGAAGCTGAATTGACCCATTTTAACCAGGAAGGACGCGCGCGGATGGTCGATGTTTCTGGAAAAGCGGAGACAAATCGAACCGCGGTCGCCACGGGAACCGTCTACATGAAACCGGAGACGCTCGACCGAATCAAGGCCGGACAGATCGCCAAAGGAGATGTCCTGGCCGTCGCCCAGGTCGCCGGGGTCATGGGAGCGAAGCGAACGCCCGACCTGATCCCAATGTGCCATCCCCTCCTCCTGACCAATGTCGACATCCATTTCGAGCTCCGCCCTGCCGAAAATGGAGGCCCCGCCGCCATCCAGATCCAAGCGACGGTGAAAACCGCCGGTCAGACCGGTGTGGAGATGGAGGCGGTCACCGCGGTCTCCGTCACCGCCCTGACGATTTACGATATGTGCAAGGCGATCGACAAGGGGATTAGCTTCGGACAGATCGGCCTTCTTTCCAAGAGCGGCGGCAAGTCAGGAACCTATACCCGTCCCGAGCCTTTCCCGAAATGATCCAGATCGAGCACCTTACAAAAGAATACGCCTCCGGCCACAAAGCAATCGACGACATCACCTTTCAAGTTCAGTCAGGCGAGATCTTCGGCTTCCTCGGACCGAATGGCGCGGGAAAGACGACGACGATCAAGATCTTGACGACCCTTCTTCGCCCCTCATCGGGCCAGGTTCGGGTCGCGGGTCACGATGTCGTGGAGAACCCGCTGGCGGTTCGGATGTCGTTCGGCTATGTGGGCCAGCAAAGCGGCGTCGATCCTTCGATGACCGTTCGCGAAAATCTACTGCTTCAAGGCAAGCTCTATCATCTTCCCGTCTCGAGCCTCCCGGAGCGAATCGCCTTTCTGCTCGATCTTTTTGATATGAAGGACGCGATCGATTCCTGGGTCGGCGCCTTGTCCGGGGGGATGAAAAGGAAGCTCGATATCGCGACCGCCTTGATTCATCAACCCAAACTCCTCTTCTTGGACGAGCCGACCCTCGGACTCGATCCGCAGAGCCGTTCCGATCTTTGGTCCTACCTTCGGCGCCTCAATCAGGAACAGGGGGTGACCCTTTTTTTGACGACCCATTACCTCGATGAGGTCGATCAGTTGGCCCACCGCGCCGGAATTATCAACCATGGAAAGCTTCAGAAGATCGGAACACCCGACCAATTAAAAGACAGCCTCGGGGCCGATTGCATTCATCTCACCTTCAAACAGCCCCTCTCCGAGCCGATCCTCTCTTTCTTCCGTCAAAAAGAGCCGATCAAGGAAGTGATCCGTCAGCAAAATCAGCTTCGTCTTTATTTGGAGAATGGGAAAGCGGCCCTCCCCCGCGTGCTGCAATGGGTCGACGAGCACGGGCTGACGGCCGAAACGGTATTGTTGACCCGCCCCACCTTCGATGATGTCTTTCTTAAATACACCGGGAAGAGCTTTGCCGACGAAGATAAGAAAGAGGGGGACGCTTCCGGATGGGGCTGGGGAAAGAAGTGGGACAATGGCTCCGGCGAAAATGAGTGGAGCAAGAAGTGGAAAAAAGAAGACGCCTCCGGAGAGGCCTGGGGTGGAGAGTGGCAGGGAGACTGGCAGAAGGATCAGGGATCGGCCCAGACCGGAAGCGCTTCAGGGGAAGAGAGCAAATCCGAACCCGCTCCGACTGACGAAAAATCAGATGCCGAGACAAAACCGGAGACGCCATCCGAAAAACAGTGGCCGCAAGGGGAGTGGCCCCAAGGAGATTGGAAAAATCAACAATGGAGCAAAAAGTAATCGCAACACCCACCCCGGCATCCACCCTGCCGATCAAATGGCTCATCGCCGACACCGCCGTCCTCCTCAAAAAATATCTCGTGATGACCTGGCGAATGCCGATCTGGACATTTTTCGGTCTGGTCCAGCCGCTTCTCTGGCTCGTTATTTTTGGTCAGCTTTTTAAAAATCTCTCGCGTCTTCCTGGTTTTCCGGAGGGTGATTATATCGCCTTTCTCACGCCGGGTATTATCGTGATGACCGTTCTTTTCGGCTCCTCCTGGTCCGGGGTGAACCTGCTGCGCGACCTGACGTTCGGCATCATGGAAAAACTGTTGGTCGCGCCGGTCTCGCGAACGGCGATCGTGTTGAGCCGTCTGCTGCATGCGGGCCTCACGGTGGTCATTCAGGTTTTTCTTCTGATCGGGGTGGCCGCTTTGTTGGGGGCGGGACTTCCGCGCGGTGCGGGAATCTTCTGGGTCTGGGTCGCGGTTCTCTTTCTTGCCATCGCCTTTTCCGCCGTCTCCAATGCATTGGCGATGATCTTAAAAAAAGAAGAGCCGCTGGTCGTGATGGGAAATATGCTGACCCTTCCGCTTCTCTTTTTCTCCCCCGCATTGGTCCCGACCGAGTTCATGCCGACCTGGATGCAAATGGCCAGCCGAATCAATCCGGTGACCTATGGGGTCGAAGCGGTCCGCGCCTGTTATCGGGGAAGTTTTGAAAGTTTTTTCTGGATCAGCATGACGGTGCTGACCCTCTTTATGCTCGTCTCCGTCATCTCGGCCATATCAATTTTCAGCCAGGATCGTTCCTAAAAATGAGGACAAAAGAACAGGCAACCTCTTTCTTATTTCTCCGGCACGGGGCGACCGATTTCCCCGAAAACCGGTACTACTGCGACCCGGTTGAGGATCCTCCGCTGAATGCCACCGGGTTGCAACAGGCCTCGCTGTGGCCCGAGCGCCTCCGGAAAAGGGAGATCGCAGCCGTTTATGTCAGCCCTTCACGAAGGACCCAAGAGACGGCACAGCCGCTTCTGAAGCGGCTCAACATAAATGCCGAGACATTGGAGGGGCTTCGGGAGAGAAGTTTCGGAGCCTGGGACGGATCGACCAACGAGCTGATTCAGCAACAACGCTCCCAGGAATGGGCGGCATGGAAAAGCGATCCGCTCCACTTTGTCCCCCCGGGAGGGGAGTCGCTTGCCGGTTTCGCGAAACGGGTCGATGAAACGATCCAGTCTTTGCTGACGCGTCATCGGGGAGAGACGGTCTTGCTGGTCACCCACGTCGGCCCCATTCGGATGATCGTGGCAGCGGCCCTCGGCATGCCGATTGAAAATCAGAAACGACTCGTGGTCGGCTCCTGTTCCTTGACACAGATTGACTATACCGCCAGCTGGCCGAACCTGATTGCCTTTTCATTACGGCCGGAATAATCTTATGAGGAGAACCGTGAAGAAGAAGACAACCCCCCAACAAAAGACCGGAAAAAAGAAGACCGTCGCCCGCCGGAAGGCGACGAATGAGACCTTTGATCCGATGCGGGTCATGGGAATCAGCTCCGCCTACTGGCAGTCGCGGGTTCTGCATGCCGGTCAGCGGTTTGACATCTTCTCCCGCTTGAGAGATCGATCGGCGACCGCGGCGGAGTTAGCGGCGGAGACGGAGTCCGACCCGCGTGGGATGGAAATCCTCCTCATTACGCTCACATCGATGGACCTTTTGACGCGGAAGAAAGAGCGTTATAAAAATACGGCCCTGACCGAAATGTTCCTCGTCAAAGGCAGCCCAAGATACCAGGGTGGAATCGTCTCGATGTTCGACAGCTGGTACGACGCCTGGGGCGATCTTTACGAGGCGGTCAAGACCGGCAAGCCGGTCGTCGACAAGCCGCACGATCAGGGGCCCGAGGCGGTTCGCAACTATATCTATGGGATGCACTATCGCGCGCTTGCGCAAGGGGATCTGCTCGCAAAAAAAATCAATTTCTCCGGACGACGGCAGCTGATCGACATCGCCGGGGGACCGGGCACTTTCTGCATCAAGTTCTGCCAGCGCAACCCCGAACTCTCGGCGACGGTCTTCGATCTGCCCCAGACGTTGGAGGTGACCCGAGAGATCGTCGAATCGTTCGGAATGACGGAGCGGATCACCCTCAAGCCGGGAAACTATCTCGAAGATTCGTTCGGAAAGGGGTACGACAGCCTGCTCCTCTCGTCGATGTTCAATCAAGAATCTCCTCAGGTGATCAAACAGATCTTCCGAAAAGCCTACGAAGCGCTCGACTCGAAGGGAATGATCTTGATCCAAGATCAAATGCTGAATCGGGATAAGACGGGGCCGATGTTATCGGCGCTCATCGGTGTGAACCAGCTGATTCATACACCGGGAGGCGCTGCTTATTCGGAGAAAGAGCTGGCCGATTGGATGAAGGAGATCGGGTTCAGAAAGATCAAACCGGTCCCACTTCCTTCCCCGAGCCCGTTCACCGTTTTATTGGGAGAAAAGCCTTAAATCAGGAGCAAATGTCATGAATCGTAAAATCATGTTTTTAATTCTCACTCTTTGGATCATTGCCGCGGGGAGAGCCAGCACGGCTCTCGCAGCAGAGAACGCCCCCCCGAGCACCGGTGCGCTGAATGGAACGGAGATTATCAAAAAATCGAGAGAGCTCATTTATCAAATTCAAGATCAGAAAAATAAGGTGATCCTCTACCTGATCGAAAAAGATGGAACCAAGAAAAAAATCGAAGCGTCCCGTTTTTGGAAAAATTATAGGGGACAAGGGGGACTCGACAGCAAAATGCTCTTGGTCACCGATTTCCCTCCCGATTCACGCGGCATCTCTTTTTTGATTTGGGACTATTCTGAGGAGAACAAAACAGACGATCTCTGGCTTTATTTGCCCGCGCTTCGAATGGTCCGTCGCATCTCGGCGCAAGATCAGAACGATGCATTTTTAGGGTCCGATCTGACCTTCGGCGACATGGGACAACGCCGCCTCGACGAAGATGAACACAAGCTTCTACGCGAGGAAGGATATTCGGGTGTCCAGACGTATGTGGTGGAGAGTATGCCGAAGGAAAAAGAAAGTCTCTACAGCAAAAAGGTCTCCTGGATCTCAAAGGACAACTGGACTGTTTTGAAAACCGACTATTATGACCGGAATGGAAAGCTCCTGAAGCGGCAGACGATTGAGTGGCAGACGCTCAACAATTTTAACGTGTGGAAAAAGACGGAAGTGACCAATGTCCAGAATGGCCATCGCACCGTTTTTGAGGTGAGCGACCTTCATGTGAATGGCGGGCTTCAAGACGATGATTTTACCGAACGGTCGCTTAAGACCGGACTGCGGAAGTAAAAGGACCTTTTCTTTTAGTAGAGCTTCTCGAACGGTAGGGAGAAAATAACACTGCAGAAATAGTCTGCATGAACCAAATTCTGTCCAACGGATGGTCTTCTACGCTATTTGTCCTCAATGATATCCTTTTGCATTTTGCGTATTTTCGGTAGACTGACTTTTATCCCTCACAAATAAGGAATTCCGAAAATGATGAAGCGTTACGTCGAGAAAGTCGTTGGGCATCCCTATTTGGTGATCCTCTCCATTCTCCTGATAACCGTCTTCTTCTTCGTTCAATTTAAAAATCTGCAGATGATGTTCGATCCCAAATCGATCCTTCCGCAGGATCATCCTTATGTCCAGCTGAATAACAAGATTGAGGAGGCCTTCGGTGGCAGCCGCGTCGTCGTCATCGGCATCCGTCGCAAACAGGGAGATATCTTCAATGCGACGACCCTTTCCAAGGTGAAGGGGATTACTGACGATGTTAAAAAGATTGCCGGAATCAAGGAAGAAAATGTCGTCAGCATTGCCGACCGAAAAATTAAATATGTCGTCGGCACGGAGAATGAGATTAAGATTCGTCAGTTGATGGAAGAAGTCCCGACCACTCCCGAAGGACTCCAGCACTTCAAAGAACGGGTCTTCTCGAATCCACTTTATCTAAATAGCCTCGTCTCCAAAGATGGCACCGCAGCCGCGGTTGTCGTTGACTTTGCCAACATGGTGCCAACCTATGGCGAAGAGGGGGCTTCCGCGCAGGGATCCGATCCAAAAGGAGGTGGAGATTCAGGGGAATCGTGGAAAAAATGGCAACAGGGCGGAGACCAAAAACAACAGGGAAATGGAGCCGAGAAATCGGGGCAGGGGAGCGGCGATCGAAAGGGTTCAGGGGAAAACTGGCAAAAGACTCAGGGAGGGGAGAGCGGATCTCATTGCCAATCGTGGCAGCAGACCTGGCCGGGAAGCTGGCTGTCCGATTCGACGATTCACTGCAAATTGCTTGACGTCGCCGATAAATACCGCGACGCCGACCATGAGATCTATCTTGGAGGCATGCCCATTGTGCTCTCCTTCTTCGAGGCAGATTCTTTCCGGATGTTGGTCGTTCTTTTCCCCATCGCTATCATTATCATCGGCCTTCTTCACTACATTGCCTTTCGGACCTGGCAGGGGCTTCTTATTCCTCTCCTCACCTCATTATTGGCAGTCGCCTGGGCGATGGGCATGATGGGGCTTACGCACACGCCGCTCGATCCATGGAATGCGATGACTCCGATTCTTATTTTAGCCATTGCAGCAGGCCACTCGGTTCAAATTCTAAAACGTTATTATGAAGAATACGAACGGCTCGGTGATTCCAAGCAAGCGGTGATTGAATCAACAACCCAAGTCGGTCTTGCGATGATCACGGCAGGCCTGATTGCTTCGGCGAGTTTTGCCTCTTTAATTACATTCAAATTAAAAACATTCCAATCTTTTGGATTGTTTACCGCATTCGGGATTTTAAGCGCCCTCGTTTTGGAGCTGACCTTTATTCCAGCCCTTCGATCAATTCTTAAGCCCTCCCGCAAAAAAAAGGTCTTGCGGGGTCCTGATCTGCTCGACCGATTTTTAGCAGGGCTGGCACACCAGGTGACAGGAAGCGGGAGAACCCTGATTCTTACCGGCGCCGCCCTTTTCTTTGTCATCGCGGCGTTAGGAACACTCCGTGTTCAGATCAGTAACAGCAATCGCTCCCAATTTTTTGAGTCGACCGTCCTTCGGCAGGATGAACGAGCTCTCAACGACAAGTTTGCAGGAACATCTACATTCTATATTCTTTTAGAAGCGAAGAAAGAGGATGCTTTAAAGAGTCCGGAGGTCGCGCTGGCGATTGATCGTTTGCAGCGGAAGCTGGAAGGTCTGCCGGAGGTCGGCAAAACAGAATCTTACATCGATTATGTTAAACAGATGAACCAAACATTGAACGGAGGAAATGCCGCGTTCAACAAGGTACCCGACACTCAAGAGCAGATTTCTCAATTTCTTTTCCTTTATTCGGTCTCGGGAAATCCGGCCGACTTCGCCCGGTTGATGCGACCTCAACAGCAGGAGGCGGTTATTTGGGTTTTCCTCAAAAGCGATGATACACGCTTGGCCGAGAAGTTAATTCAAATCGTCGAGCAAACACGCGATGCTGATTTTGCGCCTCGGCAGGTCTCGCTCGGCGTGGCGGGGAGCTCTCCCGTGGTGGTTGCCTTAAACCAAGAAATGGTGCGGGGAAAAGCCTGGAACATCATTCAAATCGCGGCCATTACTTTCTTTATGACCGCCCTCGTCCGTCGCTCTCTCTTGGGCGGGGTTTTCGTGATGGTCCCGCTGGCACTCTCCGTTTTAATTAATTTTGGTATAATGGGATTGAGCGGTATTACGCTCGGGATTGGTACCGCCGCAATTACTGCCATGGCCGTGGGTATCGGCGCCGATTATGAAATTTATTTGATTTTTCGCCTGCGGGAGGAGTTTAGAAAAACCAGGAACATCGAGGAGGCAATCCGGGTCACGTTACAGACTTCAGGAAAGGCTATCATTTTTGTTGCTCTTGCGGTCTCCGTCGGCTATGGGCTTCTTGCTTTTACCGGTTTCTATCTTCACATGGAAGGGATTTTGGTTCCCTTGGCAATGCTGACAAGCAGCCTTGGCGCATTAACCATCCTTCCTGCTTTGGTCATAATCTTTAAGCCTAAATTTGTTTTTGATACTCAGGAACTGCCGCTGACACTGAAGACGAGTACGAAATGAGGCGTCATTCCTTTTTTCCCGGAGATAGGTTGAGTGGGAAGGAAATGGTTTCTAATCATGGTCTTTGCCTTTCTCCTTTTCTCCGTCCCCAGGTCTGGCTTTTCCCAAGAATCACGCTTCAGCATCGCCTATACAATGGGCGTATATCAACCCTCCCTTAAAACCCTGAACAAGATTCTCGGGGATCCCCATCTTGCAGTCTTGCAGGATCCCAACTATCTGCTCCCCCGTAACCGCTTATTACCGGTCGAGGTCCGAGATATTGTCTCCCCCGAAATCACAGGAAAAACAAATTATGGCTTAGAAGTCCAGTGGGAGGCGACAGATAAATTCTCCTTGGTCGGAACCCTCTCATTATGGGAAGGAGGGTCAGTCGGGGAAGATATCATTACCACTTTTTTGCGCCAGGATCTACCCCCCGTCTCCGCTCCAAGAACAGCGACCTATGATCTCAACGTCAAGCAAATTTGGCTGGGGTGGAAATATAACCTTTTTATGGATCCGGATCGGGGACGGTTCTTTGTAAACGTCGGCCTGATCGGGGTTTCTATTGCAGACCTTACGATGGACTCCGTCGTCCGTGTAAATAGCCCCGATTTAAATTTCGCTTCGATCAGTTCCACCGAGGCACAAGGGGTCGCATTTACATCACGCGTCGGCATCGGCGGGGAGTATTTCCTTACTTCTTGGCTTTCATTCGGTGTAAACGCCAACTACGTGATTGGAAGCAGTGCAAAGATTAAAGTAAA contains:
- a CDS encoding NTP transferase domain-containing protein — translated: MNAFVLAGDRGASHQILGMNKALLPLEGYPLFLHVLRALDRVAAINQIYLIGPQKKMMAEIERALPYVLFTKKIEVMEQKESLIENILAVYMRSLPGYEEGVDPQKLNHGNPPGLFLPADIPLITPAEIESFLLRSDMNRYDYCLGFTPEAALTPFYPTADQPGIEMAYLYLRDKIYRMNNLHLVKPFRIGAGRAVQQMYDHRYQRYLGNRLRLSLQILRTPTWLRGFGYYLLAQGATLFAQAGWNRWASFFRRPLSVEAVEKEVSRFLKTRFKAVETELGGAALDIDDELTYRTISARFREWRDYLARFDRPGTRDSSCSLKTEACG
- a CDS encoding zinc dependent phospholipase C family protein is translated as MPSLLTVLFLLYSKEAYAWGVGMHMMHGSTLLQNLQWLTGSLAQLLRAYPRDFLYGCVSADIFIGKGSKYHADHCHNWSVARRLLQQASEPKLQAFACGYIAHLAADIIAHNIYVPNQLYLTSSTTRWGHIYWELRADEYADKRYWRQVLNIMEGPNDLSDRFVQEVVKKDLISFEMKKKLFTQVVKLYELGKRQQAVSLVSRNSRWDVQQEYVEILNQKCLGLVVNVLNHPEDSICYRYDPIGSQRLSEAKKLRQFSKRIHGKEPTELIFDTPLEIEGLFCQHIHSGESPPSLPAHRHSGEIHST
- a CDS encoding Glu/Leu/Phe/Val dehydrogenase, whose translation is MTPIYRMAIVQFEKAADQLRLDPNLRKRFVVPKRAIMVGVPIRMDDSQIEVFHGYRVHHDNTLGPSKGGIRFHPEVNLGEVCALAMWMTWKCALMGLPFGGAKGGVSCDPNALSRNELQRLTRRYTAEIIRFIGPDIDVPAPDVGTNEQVMAWMMDTYSQFKGYSIPEIVTGKPIVIGGSLGRTEATGRGVVYCIMEAFKHLGLTPEGKRVVVQGFGNVGANAARVLHEQGCSVIAVSDVRGGIYNPKGIDIPVLLQYLSHSRFVEGFPGGEPVTNSELLELPCDVLVPAALSGQITEENAGKISCTILAEAANGPTTPAADVLLQDRGIFVIPDILANAGGVTVSYFEWVQDLQNFFWKEKEINEKLREIMSNAFNAVLTLSQEEKVGMRMAALMLAIRKIASAKLARGVFP
- a CDS encoding CBS domain-containing protein, which gives rise to MSLKELMHSDIKKTEPMTTLVEAARMMRRYKIGSVFVEEEGRYVGIITESDLVRKALTKEVSLETPARSLMHAPLIDIDIGKSPIEANHLMHLNGIRHLAVSEQGKIVGMISVRDLVRHFSMDKKSPVYSMADIVKPLTVLVRRDIQTIEAGATAQAAAIRMDEKKIGSLMITDEGRYVGIVTETDLVRKVIGYGLTASKIPVGVIMNTPVLDIDLSRTIQEANEIMATKGVRHLAVTEGGAIIGILSIRDLIGMISIRDLPRFLSNQK
- the moaC gene encoding cyclic pyranopterin monophosphate synthase MoaC yields the protein MAEAELTHFNQEGRARMVDVSGKAETNRTAVATGTVYMKPETLDRIKAGQIAKGDVLAVAQVAGVMGAKRTPDLIPMCHPLLLTNVDIHFELRPAENGGPAAIQIQATVKTAGQTGVEMEAVTAVSVTALTIYDMCKAIDKGISFGQIGLLSKSGGKSGTYTRPEPFPK
- a CDS encoding ATP-binding cassette domain-containing protein, yielding MIQIEHLTKEYASGHKAIDDITFQVQSGEIFGFLGPNGAGKTTTIKILTTLLRPSSGQVRVAGHDVVENPLAVRMSFGYVGQQSGVDPSMTVRENLLLQGKLYHLPVSSLPERIAFLLDLFDMKDAIDSWVGALSGGMKRKLDIATALIHQPKLLFLDEPTLGLDPQSRSDLWSYLRRLNQEQGVTLFLTTHYLDEVDQLAHRAGIINHGKLQKIGTPDQLKDSLGADCIHLTFKQPLSEPILSFFRQKEPIKEVIRQQNQLRLYLENGKAALPRVLQWVDEHGLTAETVLLTRPTFDDVFLKYTGKSFADEDKKEGDASGWGWGKKWDNGSGENEWSKKWKKEDASGEAWGGEWQGDWQKDQGSAQTGSASGEESKSEPAPTDEKSDAETKPETPSEKQWPQGEWPQGDWKNQQWSKK